From the Lolium rigidum isolate FL_2022 chromosome 2, APGP_CSIRO_Lrig_0.1, whole genome shotgun sequence genome, one window contains:
- the LOC124691503 gene encoding putative pentatricopeptide repeat-containing protein At1g68930, translating to MSRPLCNHYAALLSSAAAGSHNGARTSAAIHCLILRTVPHPPPTHLLNHLLTAYARSGRHGLARARRLFDAMPDPNLFTRNALLSALARARLLPDMERLFASMPERDAVSYNALIAGFSGAGAPARAAGAYRALLAEEGVRPSRITMSGMVMAASALGDRALGRQVHCQVLRLGFGAYAFTGSPLVDMYAKMGLIGDAKRVFDEMEGRNVVMYNTMITGLLRCKMVTDARALFETMADRDSITWTAMVTGLARNGLPAEALDVFRRMRAAGVGIDQYTFGSILTACGALAASEEGKQIHAYVIRTLYEDDVFVGSALVDMYSKCGSVRSAEAVLRRMTCRNIVSWTAMIVGYGQNGCGEEAVRVFSEMQRDGIKPDDFTLGSVISSCANLASLEEGAQFHCVALVSGLRPYITVSNALVTLYGKCGSIEDAHRLFDEMTVHDQVSWTALVTGYAQFGKAKETMDLFEEMLSKGVKPDGVTFIGVLSACSRSGLVEKGRSYFQSMQEDHGIVPLDDHYTCMIDLYSRSGRLKEAGEFIRQMPRCPDAIGWATLLSSSRLRGDMETGKWAAENLLKVDPQNPASYVLLCSMHASKGEWSEVAQLRRGMRDRQVKKEPGCSWIKYKNKVYIFSADDQSHPFSRTIYEKLQWLNSKMVEEGYRPDVSSVLHDVADSEKVQMLSNHSEKLAIAFGLIFVPQEMQIRIVKNLRVCVDCHNATKFISKITGRDILVRDAVRFHKFSNGICSCGDFW from the coding sequence ATGAGCCGCCCGCTGTGCAACCACTacgccgccctcctctcctccgccgccgccggcagccacaATGGCGCCCGCACCTCCGCCGCCATCCACTGCCTCATCCTCCGGACCGTCCCGCACCCGCCGCCCACCCACCTCCTCAACCACCTCCTCACGGCCTACGCCAGGTCCGGCCGCCACGgcctcgcgcgcgcgcgccgcctgtTCGACGCAATGCCGGACCCCAACCTCTTCACCCGCAACGCGCTCCTCTCGGCGCTGGCCCGCGCGCGGCTCCTCCCGGACATGGAGCGGCTCTTCGCGTCCATGCCGGAGCGCGACGCTGTCTCCTACAACGCGCTCATCGCCGGGttctccggcgccggcgccccCGCGCGGGCCGCGGGTGCCTACCGCGCCCTGCTCGCCGAGGAGGGGGTCAGACCGAGCCGCATCACGATGTCCGGCATGGTCATGGCCGCGTCGGCGCTCGGCGACCGCGCGCTCGGCCGGCAGGTGCACTGCCAGGTGCTGCGGCTCGGGTTCGGGGCGTACGCGTTCACGGGCAGCCCGCTCGTCGACATGTACGCCAAGATGGGGCTCATCGGGGACGCCAAGCGCGTCTTTGATGAGATGGAGGGCAGGAACGTTGTGATGTACAATACCATGATCACGGGGCTGCTCCGGTGCAAGATGGTCACGGACGCGCGGGCGCTGTTCGAGACGATGGCCGACAGGGACTCCATCACCTGGACAGCGATGGTCACGGGGCTGGCGCGGAACGGGCTGCCGGCGGAGGCGCTGGATGTTTTCAGGAGGATGAGGGCAGCAGGTGTCGGCATTGATCAGTACACTTTTGGAAGCATCCTGACGGCCTGTGGCGCCCTTGCTGCCTCGGAAGAAGGGAAGCAGATCCATGCCTACGTAATCAGGACACTGTATGAGGACGACGTGTTCGTCGGAAGCGCGCTCGTTGACATGTACTCCAAGTGCGGGAGCGTCAGGTCAGCGGAGGCCGTCTTGAGGAGGATGACGTGCAGAAACATCGTCTCGTGGACCGCAATGATCGTCGGCTACGGGCAGAATGGGTGTGGCGAGGAGGCTGTGCGGGTGTTCTCGGAGATGCAGAGGGATGGCATTAAGCCCGATGATTTCACTCTTGGCAGTGTCATCAGTTCTTGCGCTAATCTAGCGAGCCTGGAAGAGGGGGCTCAGTTCCactgcgtggcgctcgtatcggggCTGAGGCCGTACATTACGGTGTCTAATGCGCTGGTAACCCTGTACGGGAAGTGCGGCAGTATCGAGGACGCGCACCGCCTGTTTGATGAGATGACGGTTCATGATCAGGTGTCATGGACAGCCCTCGTCACGGGTTATGCCCAGTTTGGGAAGGCAAAAGAAACGATGGATCTGTTTGAGGAGATGTTGTCTAAGGGTGTGAAACCGGACGGCGTAACGTTCATCGGTGTCCTTTCTGCTTGTAGCCGTTCAGGGCTTGTGGAGAAAGGCCGCAGCTACTTCCAGTCCATGCAGGAGGACCATGGTATTGTACCCTTAGATGATCACTACACCTGCATGATTGACCTGTATAGCAGATCAGGGAGGTTGAAAGAAGCTGGGGAGTTCATAAGGCAGATGCCACGCTGTCCTGATGCTATTGGATGGGCGACATTGCTGAGCTCGAGCAGGTTGCGTGGTGATATGGAGACCGGGAAATGGGCTGCTGAGAATCTCTTGAAAGTTGATCCTCAAAACCCAGCGAGTTATGTATTACTATGCAGCATGCATGCTTCTAAAGGTGAATGGAGCGAGGTTGCCCAGCTTAGGCGTGGGATGAGGGACAGGCAAGTGAAGAAAGAACCAGGCTGCAGCTGGATCAAGTATAAGAATAAAGTCTACATATTCTCAGCCGATGACCAGTCTCACCCCTTCTCCAGAACAATTTATGAAAAGCTACAATGGCTCAACTCTAAGATGGTGGAAGAAGGGTACAGGCCTGATGTCAGTTCAGTGCTGCATGACGTAGCGGATTCTGAGAAGGTTCAAATGCTCAGCAATCATAGCGAGAAGCTTGCAATTGCATTTGGCTTAATTTTTGTTCCACAAGAAATGCAGATTCGGATTGTCAAGAATCTACGGGTATGTGTGGATTGTCATAATGCTACCAAgttcatatctaagataactgggCGTGATATTCTTGTGAGAGACGCTGTCAGATTTCACAAGTTCAGCAATGGCATTTGCTCATGTGGGGACTTCTGGTAA
- the LOC124691504 gene encoding sucrose:sucrose 1-fructosyltransferase-like, producing the protein MPMETRDGGSRLEPASLPCSYVPLPDDAEAPVVGRGRRTGPLLAALLLALAAVLLAVATLAGVILVGQLPATGVVMPNQPATVDEAMSTTSSSRGPESGVSEKTSGIPAEHGGMLGADAAGSNAFPWSNAMLQWQRTGFHFQPEKNWMNDPNGPVYYKGWYHLFYQYNPDGAIWGNKIAWGHAVSRDLLRWRHLPVAMFPDQWYDINGAWSGSATVLPDGRIVMLYTGSTNASVQVQCLAFPSDPSDPLLTNWTKYEGNPVLYPPPHIGEKDFRDPTTAWYDGSDGMWRIVIGSKDDRHAGMALTYKTKNFIDFELIPGVLHRVPATGMWECIDLYPVGAARGIDMTEAVAAASNNGGGEVLHVMKESSDDDRHDYYALGRYDAATNKWTPLDADADVGIGLRYDWGKFYASKTFYDPAKKRRVLWGWVGETDSERADVAKGWASLQSIPRTVVLDTKTGSNLIQWPVVEVETLRTNSTNLGSITVDHGSVFPLSLHRATQLDIEASFRLDPLDVVAAKEADVGYNCSTSGGAAGRGALGPFGLLVLADAKRHDGDTEQTAVYFYVARGLDGGLRTHFCHDESRSSRANDIVKRVVGNVVPVLDGEALSIRVLVDHSIVESFAQGGRSTVTSRVYPTEAIYANAGVYLFNNATGARVTATSLAIHEMDTSYNQAYMASL; encoded by the exons ATGCCAATGGAGACAAGAGACGGCGGCTCGAGGCTGGAGCCAGCATCGCTGCCGTGCTCCTATGTGCCGTTGCCGGACGATGCTGAGGCCCCCGTGGTTGGGCGCGGTCGCCGGACCGGGCCTCTGTTGGCAGCGCTGCTGCTGGCATTGGCCGCGGTGCTACTCGCCGTGGCTACGCTGGCTGGCGTCATACTCGTTGGGCAGCTGCCCGCCACAGGCGTCGTCATGCCCAACCAACCCGCAACGGTTGACGAGGCAATGagcaccaccagcagcagcagaggGCCTGAGTCAGGTGTGTCGGAGAAGACGTCCGGCATCCCTGCCGAGCATGGCGGCATGCTGGGGGCGGACGCCGCCGGAAGCAACGCGTTCCCGTGGAGCAATGCGATGCTCCAATGGCAACGCACCGGCTTCCACTTCCAGCCCGAGAAAAACTGGATGAACGACCCAAACG GTCCCGTATACTATAAGGGGTGGTACCACCTCTTCTACCAGTACAACCCAGACGGCGCTATCTGGGGCAACAAGATCGCGTGGGGACACGCCGTGTCCAGGGACCTGCTCCGGTGGCGCCACCTTCCTGTGGCCATGTTCCCCGACCAGTGGTATGATATCAACGGCGCCTGGTCGGGCTCTGCAACCGTGCTCCCTGACGGCCGCATCGTCATGCTCTACACCGGCTCGACCAATGCCTCCGTGCAGGTCCAGTGCCTCGCCTTCCCCTCCGACCCCTCTGACCCGCTGCTCACAAACTGGACCAAGTATGAGGGCAACCCGGTGCTGTACCCGCCGCCGCATATCGGGGAGAAGGACTTCCGGGACCCAACCACAGCGTGGTATGATGGCTCCGATGGAATGTGGCGGATTGTCATCGGGTCCAAGGATGACCGCCACGCCGGCATGGCCTTGACCTACAAGACCAAGAACTTCATTGATTTTGAGCTCATACCCGGAGTGCTGCATCGGGTGCCGGCAACAGGGATGTGGGAGTGCATCGACTTGTACCCTGTCGGCGCCGCAAGGGGCATCGACATGACGGAGGCCGTCGCGGCGGCATCCAACAACGGCGGTGGTGAAGTTTTGCATGTCATGAAGGAGAGCTCAGACGACGACCGACATGACTACTACGCGCTAGGGAGGTACGATGCAGCGACAAACAAGTGGACGCCGCTAGATGCCGATGCTGATGTCGGCATCGGGCTGAGGTACGATTGGGGAAAGTTCTACGCATCCAAGACCTTCTATGACCCGGCCAAGAAGAGGCGTGTGTTGTGGGGGTGGGTCGGCGAGACCGACTCCGAGCGTGCCGATGTGGCCAAGGGATGGGCCTCCCTACAG TCGATCCCTCGCACGGTGGTGTTGGACACCAAGACTGGCAGCAACCTCATCCAGTGGCcagtggtggaggtggagacACTCCGTACCAACTCCACCAACCTCGGCAGCATCACCGTCGACCACGGTTCTGTCTTCCCTCTCAGCCTCCACCGTGCCACACAGCTCGACATCGAGGCTTCCTTCCGCCTCGACCCACTCGATGTCGTCGCCGCCAAGGAGGCTGATGTCGGCTACAACTGCAGCACCAGCGGTGGCGCAGCCGGTCGTGGCGCGCTTGGCCCATTTGGCCTGCTCGTACTTGCCGACGCCAAGCGCCATGATGGAGACACGGAGCAGACCGCCGTCTACTTCTACGTCGCCAGAGGCCTTGACGGCGGCCTACGCACGCACTTCTGCCATGATGAGTCACGGTCATCGCGTGCCAACGACATTGTGAAGAGGGTTGTCGGTAACGTCGTGCCGGTGCTTGATGGTGAGGCGCTATCCATCAGAGTACTGGTGGACCACTCCATTGTCGAGAGCTTTGCACAGGGCGGGAGGTCGACAGTGACTTCGCGAGTGTACCCAACCGAGGCCATCTACGCCAACGCCGGGGTGTACCTCTTCAACAATGCCACCGGTGCCCGAGTCACCGCCACTAGCCTCGCGATACATGAGATGGACACCTCCTACAATCAGGCCTACATGGCTTCGCTGTAA
- the LOC124691501 gene encoding sucrose:sucrose 1-fructosyltransferase-like: MPMEARDGVSMPYSYAALPEDAEAAVVGRGRRTGPLFAALLLTLAAALLAVAALAGVRLVGELPAGGVVMPNHPMEVMDVSRSRGPESGVSEKTSGAASESGGMLGAEAGSNAFPWSNAMLQWQRTGFHFQPEKNWMNDPNGPVYYKGWYHLFYQYNPEGAIWGNKIAWGHAVSRDMLQWRHLPIAMFPDQWYDINGAWSGSATVLPDGRIVMLYTGSTNASVQVQCLAFPSDPSDPLLTNWTKYEGNPVLYPPPHVGEKDFRDPTTAWYDGSDGMWRIVIGSKDNRHAGMAMTYKTKNFIDFELIPGLLHRVPATGMWECIDLYPVGGARGIDMTDAVAAASNGGGEVLHVMKESSDDDRHDYYALGRYDAATNKWTPLDAEADVGIGLRYDWGKFYASKTFYDPAKKRRVLWGWVGETDSERADVAKGWASLQSIPRTVVLDTKTGSNLIQWPVVEVETLRTNSTNLGSIIVEHGTVFPLSLHRATQLDIEASFRLDPLDVAAAKEADVGYNCSTSGGAAGRGALGPFGLLVLADARRHGGDTEQTAVYFYVARGLDGSLRTHFCHDESRSSRANDIVKRVVGNVVPVLDGEALSVRVLVDHSIVESFAQGGRSAVTSRVYPTEAIYANAGVYLFNNATGARVTTTSLVVHEMDSSYNQNQAEMASL, translated from the exons ATGCCAATGGAGGCAAGAGATGGCGTCTCGATGCCCTACTCGTATGCGGCCCTGCCGGAGGACGCCGAGGCAGCGGTGGTTGGGCGCGGTCGCCGGACCGGGCCTCTGTTCGCAGCGTTGCTGTTGACGTTGGCCGCCGCGCTCCTTGCCGTCGCCGCGCTGGCTGGCGTCAGGCTCGTTGGCGAGCTGCCTGCCGGGGGCGTCGTCATGCCCAACCACCCGATGGAAGTCATGGACGTCAGCCGTAGCAGAGGGCCTGAGTCAGGCGTGTCGGAGAAGACGTCCGGGGCCGCCAGCGAGAGCGGCGGCATGCTGGGCGCAGAAGCCGGCAGCAACGCGTTCCCGTGGAGCAATGCGATGCTCCAGTGGCAGCGCACCGGCTTCCACTTCCAGCCCGAGAAGAACTGGATGAACGACCCCAACG GTCCGGTCTACTACAAGGGGTGGTACCACCTCTTCTACCAGTACAACCCGGAGGGCGCAATCTGGGGCAACAAGATCGCGTGGGGCCATGCCGTGTCCCGGGACATGCTCCAGTGGCGCCACCTCCCCATCGCCATGTTCCCCGACCagtggtacgacatcaacggcgcATGGTCAGGCTCCGCCACCGTGCTCCCCGACGGCCGCATCGTCATGCTCTACACGGGCTCCACCAACGCCTCCGTGCAGGTCCAGTGCCTCGCCTTCCCCTCCGACCCCTCCGACCCGCTGCTCACCAACTGGACCAAGTATGAGGGCAACCCGGTGCTGTACCCGCCTCCGCACGTCGGGGAGAAGGACTTCCGGGACCCGACCACTGCGTGGTACGATGGCTCCGATGGAATGTGGCGGATCGTCATCGGGTCCAAGGACAACCGCCACGCCGGCATGGCCATGACCTACAAGACCAAGAACTTCATTGATTTTGAGCTCATCCCTGGATTGTTGCACCGGGTGCCGGCGACGGGGATGTGGGAGTGCATCGATTTGTACCCGGTTGGCGGCGCGAGGGGCATTGACATGACAGATGCCGTCGCGGCGGCATCAAACGGCGGCGGAGAAGTTTTGCATGTCATGAAGGAGAGTTCGGATGACGATCGACACGATTACTATGCGCTAGGGAGATACGACGCGGCGACAAACAAGTGGACGCCGCTAGATGCCGAAGCCGATGTCGGCATCGGGCTGAGGTACGACTGGGGAAAGTTCTACGCATCCAAGACCTTCTATGACCCGGCCAAGAAGAGGCGTGTGCTATGGGGATGGGTCGGCGAGACCGACTCTGAGCGCGCCGACGTGGCCAAGGGATGGGCTTCCCTACAG TCGATCCCTCGCACGGTGGTGCTGGATACCAAGACGGGCAGCAACCTTATCCAGTGGCCGGTGGTCGAGGTGGAGACGCTCCGTACGAACTCCACCAACCTCGGCAGCATCATCGTCGAGCATGGCACCGTCTTCCCTCTCAGCCTCCACCGGGCCACACAGCTCGACATCGAGGCTTCCTTCCGCCTGGACCCGCTCGATGTCGCCGCCGCGAAGGAGGCCGACGTTGGCTACAACTGCAGCACCAGCGGTGGTGCGGCGGGCCGAGGCGCGCTCGGTCCCTTCGGCCTGCTCGTGCTAGCCGATGCCAGGCGCCATGGCGGGGACACGGAGCAGACCGCCGTCTACTTCTACGTCGCGAGGGGCCTCGATGGCAGTCTGCGCACGCACTTCTGCCATGACGAGTCACGGTCATCCCGTGCCAACGACATTGTCAAGAGGGTCGTCGGCAACGTCGTGCCGGTGCTCGACGGAGAGGCTCTGTCTGTTAGGGTTCTGGTGGACCACTCCATCGTTGAGAGCTTCGCGCAGGGCGGGAGGTCGGCGGTGACTTCACGAGTTTACCCGACCGAGGCCATCTATGCCAACGCCGGGGTGTACCTCTTCAACAACGCCACCGGTGCCCGGGTCACCACTACCAGTCTCGTCGTCCATGAAATGGACTCCTCCTACAACCAGAACCAGGCCGAGATGGCTTCATTGTAA